catgtaatgcgaaggcaagataagcgctggtccttaagggtaacggagtggattccaagagaatgcaagcgtggCAGGGGCCGgtaggaagttaggtgggcggatgagattaagaagtttgcgggtatacggtgggcgcagctagcaaaggacaggattaattggagaaacatgggagaggcctttaccctgcagtgggtgtattcaggctgctgctgcttctgctgctgctgctgctgctgatgatgatgatgatgatgatgaagagttATCACTTTTTCATTGAAAATGGCAGAAAATACGAAGAAGTTCATATTTTTCTAACTCTATTAATTATTTAAGCACGCGCAGTCATTGTACTTTCTCATAAGACGCATCGTTCATTGCCTTCCTCGCCTGCGCAGTCATGCGGAACAAGCTTTCGAACCAGAGACTCCACCGCCAGATAGTTCGGCCAGCTGGGACTCTCACCAGGACTCGAGATCTCCCGCTGAAGATACCTCCAGGACCTCGAGCGTCAATGTTACTGCCAGCGGACGCCCTGTCGCGGCCCTAAGCAATGATGTCTGCTGCGCCGTCGTGGTCTCGTCTTCGACGGCCGGCTCCGGGTCTTGTGGCGCCACCAAGCGTGTGGTACCACACCGAGAGAAGCCCCCGCACCTGGTTGCAAGGAGGAACGCCCGGGAACGACGCAGGGttgaggctgtcaacagcgcgTTCTCTGTGCTGCGAAAGTGTGTGCCCGTCGAGAACAGAGCTAAGAGATTGTCCAAGGTGAGCGGAAGCTTAGCGTATTTGCGATGTCCGGTTGATAGTTCTTTCAAGAACATTGACGAAAGTTGTTATTAAAACGCCGCACTGGCGATCGAATGCGTAGAGGAGCGGATAAGAATCCTGCATTCAGTTCTTATAGTCTCTCAAAATACTAAACTATGACTGATTATCCATAGGGAAGTGAGCATTTGTACACGATTGACTGTTACTAATCTGAGAACCCTGTAGTTCTCCTGCAGCCACTGACGAAAATTGTACACATATTTGTGTGAAGCAACCAGAACACAATCCAACATGAACTAACTGAGGCTGCAGGCTAATACACAGTCAGCTCTATGACAATGTatttaaaagaaaaatgcagcCTATGCTATGTAATAATCGCAGAGTGAAATACGTGCAGCCAGGTGTCTTCACATTGCATGTAACCAACTCCAATTTGAGAGAATGATTTGCTCCTGATGAGACATAAACGCTCAGCGTACAAccttttgttaaaaaaaaacaaggttaaaTTCTGATTTGGACGAACAGTTTCCGGGCTTTGCTGTCACGCTGTTGCGAGGTTCAGAGGCCCTGCGAACTTAGAACGCTTTTGATTGCTATCCATTTCTTTAGCATTAACCGTGGTAGAAGAAGCATAAAAGAATAGCCCAAGTCCTGCACGTTGCAACATATGCGCAATACGACGTGAGTATTTGTAATGGAAACTGGGCGCGCAGCAATTGGCTTAGTTTTCTTCCGTTGCTCCGCGTTAACTCATCACAACACGCACTGAAGCCTTCACATTAACCGCAGTTCCTTACGTATCCGCAGGTCAAGACGCTGCACAAGGCTATCGAGTACATTTATGCCCTCCAGGGCCTTCTTGATGAAGCTGACAAGGTGGTAAATGTGCCTGTGGCGACTGTTCCGGACAGCGACCCAGGAAGCACTCCGGAGGCCcaaagcagccagcagcagcaagtggTTAAAATCAGAGAGCAGCAGCACAACGAAAGATGGGTTAATCTGGAAAATGTGAGCGGCTGAACTTTAGGTCTTCAGAAAAACAGATATCCCGCAAGCTTAGCAGATTAGACATGCTTGGAATTTCAACTGAGCCCATTTGTCGGAAGGCGCCTGAAACGTATAGCTCACATTGCAACCATTAAGCTTGTTCTTATGAAGAagtgtaaagtaaaaaaaaagaaacacggggGAAAGCCATGATGCACAGGAAGTGGCAAAATTACCAGGTGCACAGTAAAAGGTTTCAATTTCAGGAAATGTTAAATATTTCATCCACGTGACTGGAAAACAGTTTTTGCTCAAATTCTCATAACATAGGTCATTTTGCGCACAGACTGTGTTCGTTTTCGTATTGCTTTTATCTGTAAATAGCAGTTTAAAGACAGaaataaaaattacaggattgcacttaagtctccttagcagacccgccgcggtggctcagtggttagggcgctcggctactgatccggagtttctgggatcgaacgcgaccgcggcagctgcgcttttatggaggcaaaacgctaaggcgcccgtgtgctgtacgatgtcagtgcacgttaaagatccccaggtggtcgaaataattgcggagctctccactacggcacctctttcttctttcactccctcctttatcccttcccttacggcgcggttcaggtgtccagcgatatatgagacagacactgcgccatttcctttccacaaaaaccttaATTCCTTAATTTTTCATTTTCGCTTATTTCgtgtaatttttgtttttctttcttaaatGTTCTTTTA
The genomic region above belongs to Amblyomma americanum isolate KBUSLIRL-KWMA chromosome 9, ASM5285725v1, whole genome shotgun sequence and contains:
- the LOC144103220 gene encoding uncharacterized protein LOC144103220, with the translated sequence MTTLLPSPPSSEDMASAFYARHASAAAAVWSATPLTSLPGFCLSHAEQAFEPETPPPDSSASWDSHQDSRSPAEDTSRTSSVNVTASGRPVAALSNDVCCAVVVSSSTAGSGSCGATKRVVPHREKPPHLVARRNARERRRVEAVNSAFSVLRKCVPVENRAKRLSKVKTLHKAIEYIYALQGLLDEADKVVNVPVATVPDSDPGSTPEAQSSQQQQVVKIREQQHNERWVNLENVGYGTDSYQSFLNYYEQSPASFAT